TGCTCGCGCCCGACCCCGACCTGTGCACGGTGACGGTGTCGGCCGCGGCGATCGCCGCGGGCGGCACGGCGACGCTGACGCTGCAGGCCAAGGGCACGTCGGGCGCCGACCTCACCAGCGGCGGCGCCTCGGTGGTGTTCACGGCGAGCGGCGGCACGTCCGCCGGCACGATCTCGGCGACGGTGGACCACGGGGACGGGACCTACACGGCCGTCTACACCGGGACCGCCGCCGGCACCGCGCAGTCGATCGGTGCGACCGTGAACGGCGCGGCGGTGACGACGGCCATGCCCACGGTGACCGTCACCCCGGCGGTGGCCGACGCCACCCGGTGCACGATGAGCGCGTCGCCCGCCTCGATCGCGATCGGCGCGACCTCGACCCTGACGCTGCTGGCCCGGAACTCGTCGGGCGTCGCGCTGGCGACGGGCGGCGACACGGTGGTGTTCACCGCGAGCGGCGGCACGGCGACCGGCACGATCTCGGCCACCACCGACCACGGGGACGGCACCTACACCGCGGTCTACACCGGCACGGGCGCCGGCACCGCGCAGACCATCAGCGCGACCATCGACGGATCGGCGGTCACGACCACGAGTCCCAGGGTCACGGTGACGACCGCCGCGCAGGCGCCCGACCCGACCAAGTGCACGGTGACGGTCTCGGCCGCCACCATCGCGGTGAACGGCACGTCCACGATCACCCTGCAGGCGATCAACTCGGCCGGCGCCAACCTCACGACCGGGGGCGCGGCCGTGCAGTTCACGGCCAGCGGCGGCACGTCGCGGGGCACGATCTCCTCCACCGTGGACCACGGCGACGGGACCTACACCGCCGTCTACACCGCGACGACCGCCGGCACGGCGCAGACGATCGGCGCGACCGTCAACGGCGCGGCCGTCACGACGGCGCGGCCCACCATCACGGTGACCGCGGGCTCGCAGGTGGTGGATCCGACCAAGTGCACGGTGAGCGTGTCGCCGCCCACGGTGACGGTGAACGGCACGTCCGTCATCACGCTGCAGGCGAAGAACTCGTCGGGCGCGAACGTCACGGTCGGCGGCGCGACGGTGGTCTTCACGGCCAGCGGCGGCACCTCGACCGGGACGATCTCGGCCACCACCGACCACAACAACGGGACCTACACCGCCATCTACACGGGCACCGGCGTCGGGACGGCGCAGACCATCGGGGCGACCGTCAACGGCGCGGCCGTCACGACCGCGCTGCCGACCATCACGGTGAGCGGCTCGTTCCAGGCGCCGGACATCATCAACAACTACGGCTTCGAGAGCGGCTTCGGCCCGTTCAACAACGGCGGCGGGGGCACGCCCGACTCCGTGATCGACGCCACCCTGGCGTACGAGGGCACCCACTCGCTCAAGTACGCGTTCGCCCCGTCCGGCAGCGACACGGGCTCCAGCACGTACTCCGAGGCGTCGGCCAACTACGACCGGCTGTGGGTGCGCGTGTACTTCCGCCTCACCAACCACGTCACGTCCACCTGGAAGTTCATCCGCTTCTACGACAACTCGATCAGCACCAACGCGGGCGGGGTCTGGATCGAGAAGGACGGCGGCGCCCTGGGCGGCAACGGGCTGGTGTGCGTGGGCTGGGACCAGGAGAACGGCGCGATCATCACCACGATCGGGCTCACCGAGGCGCAGGTCATCGACGGCAACTGGCACTCGCTCGAGGTGGACTTCCAGCGCAACGGCGGCGCCTCGGGCTTCCCGGAGGCCGCGTTCTGGTTCGACGGGAACCCCCAGTACCCCGAGCTGAACGGCCACTCGACGGTGCAGTACTACGGCTCCGGCAACAAGTCCACCTGGGTGAACGGGCGCGTCAACGCCGGCGAGCGCGCGTCGAGCACGAAAATCGGCGCCATCGAGTGGATGGGCACGCTGAACGGGGGCAACGCGGCGAGCGGCCAGTGCAACATGGACTACATCGGCGTCAGCTCGCTGGGGCGGATCGGGCCGTGACCGTGGCGGGCGAGCCACGCACCACGTAGCATACCGGGGCCCGACGACGGCCCCGGTTTCGCAGGCGGGACCGCGCGCGGGCGGGCCCCAGCCAGCGCCGAGCCGCGCGTGGAGGACGGGATTCCAGCCGATCTGCCGCCGGTCGTCCGCGTCACCCACGTGGTCTTCGACTTCGAGGGCGGCGGCCTCGAGAGCCTCGTGGCCGCCATGGCGGGGCGGTTCCGGGGCACCCGGGTCGAGGTCTCGCTGATCACCCTGGGCGGCCGCGAGGGCCGCCTCGGCGCGGCCACCCGCGACCGCTTCGACCAGTTCGTGGTGGCGCGGCCCACCCGCGGGCTCTCGATGCTCCGCCCCGTCGGCCTGGCGGCGGAGATCCGCCGCACCCGCGCCGACGTCGTGCACCTGCACAGCGGATCGTGGTACAAGGGCGCCAAGGCCGCGCGGCTGGCCGGCGTCGGGCGCGTGGTGTACACCGAGCACGGCCGCGAGCACGACGACCCCCGGCTCATGCGGTTGCTGGACCGCCGCGCCGCCGAGCGCACCACGGTGGTGGTCGCCGTGTCGACGCGGCTGCGGGACTACCTGGCGGACACCGTCGGCGTCGATCCCGCGAAGCTCCGGGTCGTGCACAACGCGGTGGACACGACCGCCTTCGCACCCGGCGCGGCGCCGGCCGACCTCAGGGCGCAGCTCGCGATCCCGGCGGACGCCTGGATCGTCGGCAGCGTGGGACGGCTCGAGCCCGTCAAGGCGTACGAGCGGCTGATCGACGCGGCTGCGGCGCTGCGCGGGGGCCTCGGCCGGCCGCTGGCCGTCGTGATCTGCGGCGACGGCAGCCAGCGCGCGGCGCTGCGCGAGCGGGCCGAGCGCCTCGGAATCGGCGACCTGGTGCGCCTGCCCGGCTGGACCGACCTGCCGGTGCGCTTCTACCGCCTGCTGGACGCGTTCGTCCTGAGCTCGAGGAGCGAGGGGGAATCGGTGAGCCTCATGGAAGCGATGGCCTGCGGGATCCCGCCGGTCGTGACCGACGTCGGCGCGAACGCCGAGATCGTGGGTGCCGACCTGCGCGACCGGGTGGTGCCGGCCGAGCGGCCGGACGCGCTCGCGGAGGCGATCGCCGCGACCCTGAACGCGCCCGACCGCGCGGCCACGGCGGCGCTGGTGCGGCGGCGCGCGGTCGAGCACTACGGCCTCGACGCGATGATCGCGGCCTACGAGCGGCTGTACCGCGGCGCGAACGGCGCCGCGGGGGCTTCCTGACGTGGCCGGCGCGGGCCGGCTGAAGCGGGCGGCGGCCGCGGCCGCCCTCCTCGCGTTCGCGCTGCTCGTCGCCGCCGGCCTGGCGGAGGGAGCGCTGCGGGCGCTCGCGGCGGCGGGCAACCGGCTCGCGCGGCAGGTCGCCGCCGTCGATCCGTTCGCGATCAAGATCGAGCCGCACGGAGCGTTCGGCTACCGCCAGCGGCCGGGCGCGGTGCTGGTGTACGGGAACGGCACCCGCGCCACCGCCAACGCCGAGGGATTCCGCGGCCCGGAGGTGACGGTCCCCAAGCCGCCCGGCACCTTCCGCGTCGTGCTCCTGGGCGAGTCCTCGACCCACGGCTGGTACGTGGACGACAGCCTGACCATCGACGCGTACCTGCGGCAGATCCTGGCGGCCGAGCGCCCCGACCTGCGCTGCGAGGCGGTGAACCTCGCCTACGACGGATACGACGCGTACCAGATGTGGCAGCGGCTGCTCGACGACGGCGCGCGCCTGCAGCCGGACCTGGTGGTGGTGAACGCGGGCGCGAACGACGTCCGCAACGCCAAGTACGCGGGCCTGGGCGATCCCGACCCGCGCACGCTCATCTGGGAGGCGGACCTGCGGCGGCTGCGGCAGGAGCGCGCCGCCGGAGGGCCGTCCGCGTGGACGCGGGTCAAGCACTGGCTGTACCTGGCGCGCTTCCCTGGCGTGGTGCGCGAGGACCTCGCACGGCGCCGCGGCGGCGCACGGGGGACCGCGCCCCGCGGCCCCTACCCCGACGCGGCGAACAACTTCGAGCGCAACCTCGAGCGCATCGCCGACGTGGCGCGCGGCCTCGGCGTCCCGCTGCTGCTCTCGACCCCGCCGTCGGCCCTGCTGCTGCCGGACGCGCCCCGGCACATGCCGCCGCGCGACTACTGGCTCGCGGACGCCGCGACCACCCAGCGCTATCGCGACACGCTGGCGGCCCGGCTCCGGGGTCTGGCGGCGCGACTGGAGGCGGCGGGCCGGCCCGTGCGCCTCGTGAGCCACACGATGCCCGGCCGCTTCTTCCTGGACGACGTGCACCTCACGGCCGAGGGGAACCGGCGGATGGCGGCGGACTTCGCGGCGGCCATCACGCCCTTCCTGCCGCCCAAGCGGTGAGAGGCTGAGCGCGGCGCCGGGCGTCGCGCCAGCGCCGCGCCACCATCGCGGCACGTGCTGCGGCGTTGCGCAGACGCCATACCGCGCCTCGGACGACGACCCGGCCTCGGAATGGCGGAAGGCGAGTCGCCGCATCGAGATAGGCGCGCGTTGCGGGTTTCGCCGCATCGGCATGAGATTTGTTCAGGATAGTGCGGATGAAGTGCCCCAACCGTCCCGCCGTGAGGTAGACAGCTGACTCAGGTCCCGATGCCCCAGTTCCTCCCGCTGATGGCGCCGCCGCGCCGGGCCCCCAGCCCTGCGGCGAAGGCGCCGGCCGCCAGGGCGGAGCGGACCAGCGGGATGCTGCTGTTCCTGTACCTGATGTGGGGCTTGAACGTCTTCGACCCGCAGTGGTGGATCGCCAGTCTGGGCCCGCAGATCGCCCTCAAGGTGCCCACCCTGCTGTTTGCCGTGCTGCTGGTCGTGACGATCCTCCGGGCGCCGCGCCGCCTCCTGGCACCGCTCCTGGTGTTCCTGGCGTACACGCTGGTCTCGCTGCCCTTCGCCTACGTGCGCGGCCAGGCCATGGATGTGGCCAAGGCGCTGATCGTCTACTACACGCTCGCCCTCGCGACGATGACGCTGGTGCGCACGGCGAAGCAGGCCGTGCCGATCATCCTGATGGCGCTGGCCGTGCAGTACGGTGTGTGGGTCGTCCTCGGGGCCAGGACCGGACAGGTCCTGTGGCACCCCGCGTACTTCAACTACGACAGCTTCGGCCCGTTGATGGTCCTGGGGATGGCCGGCCTGTACTGGGTCGGCATGGCGACCAAGAACCGCCGCTGGCGGCGCGTCGCCTTCCTGGTGGCCGCCGGCTGCATCGTCGGGCTGGTGGTGTCGTTCGCCCGCGGGGCCGTGCTGTCGGCGGGTGTGGTGGCGTTCTGGGTCTGGGTGCGGTCGCCGCACAAGGTCCGGACGGCCTCGATGGGCATCGCGGCCCTGGTCATCCTGGCCGTCGCGGCGCACTTCTACAACGGCGCCAAGTCCGCCGTCGAGTCGGGCAAGGCCTCCACCAACTTCTGGACGGAGATGGGCACCAGCTTCGACCCTAACGAGGGGACGCGGCAGGACCGCCAGGTGCTGTGGCAGCTGGCCCGGCGGGAGTACGTGTCGAACCCGGTGTTCGGCGTCGGGCCCAACTGCTTCGGGGCCTACGCGGCCGATCACTACGCGGCGGGCACGGTGGGCGGCCAGTACGACGAGAACCCCAAGACGCTGTGGGGCCGGGCGCTGCACAACACCTACTTCCAGCTGCTGTCGGAGTTCGGCACCGTGGGGGCGGCGATCTTCCTGTGGATGGTGTGGGATTTCTTCCGGCTCAACCGGAAGCTGCGCCACCAGCGGCGCCGGGAGACCTGGGCCGCGCAGTCCGGCGGGCAACTCGACCTCCGGTACCTGTCGTTCGGCCTCGAGGCCAGCATGCTGGCCTTCCTGCTGACGGCCTACTTCTACAACCAGATCTTCGACGTGCACTGGTTCTACACGCTGCTCACCATCAACGCGCTGCTCGTGCACCTGACGCGACCCAACGGCAAGGCGGCGCCGGCACGGGCCCGCGGCGCGGCCGGAGCGCCGGCGCTGGCGATGGTCGGCCGGCCGCGCTGACGGCGCGGCGCGGCGCTCAGAAGATCGTGTAGATGAACGGCGCCAGGGCCGACCCCTGCGCGAAGATCAGCAGCGCCCCCACCAGCAGCAGCACCACGATGATGGGCAGCAGCCACCACTTCTTGCGGACCTTCATGAAGGCCCACAGCTCGCCCAGCAGCCCCCGCTTGGCCATGGTCGGATCCTAGAATTGGCGTTCGATGTCGCTGCGCCCACCCGAGGCCGGCGGCGCCCAGAACCCCCCGTCCCGCTCGGGGTGCACCAGGGCGCGGCGTCCCAGGAGCCGCATCAGCAGGCCGATGGGCGTCACGACGACGAAGAACACGACGCCCATGAAGACCGGGGTCGTGACCTTCGAGATGAGCCGCGCGAGCCCCATCCACGCCCGCTCGAGCGGCCCGAGCCGCGTGGGCACGAGCAGCGCCGCCAGCACGAGCAGGCCGCCGAGCCCGGCGCCCACCGCCGCGGCCGCCTCGCGGTGCCGCCAGAAGTGCAGCAGCGCCGCCAGCACCAGGAACGCGAGGCCGACGGTCAGGCCGAACTTGCGGCCCTGCGCCGCGGTCAATCGAGCTGGAATTCCTGCTTCCAATTCTCCGTCTCCTTCCAGGCCGGCTGCTCCGCCTTGTGCAGCAGGAACGGGCCGAGGACCAGGGCGTCGATGTGGGTCCGCATGAAGCAGGTGTGCGCGTCCTTCGGGGTGCACACGATCGGCTCGCCGCGGACGTTGAACGACGTGTTCACCACCACCGGGCAGCCGGTCAGCTTCTCGAACTGTCCGATGAGGTCGTAGTAGTCGGGGTTGACGTCCCGGCTCACGGTCTGCACCCGGGCGGAGTAGTCGATGTGGGTCACCGCCGGGATGTCGGACCGCGGCACGTTGAGGAGGTCGAGTCCCCACAGCCGGCGCTGGTCGGTCGTCATGGGGATCTGCCGCTCCTTCTTGACCGGCGCCACGAGCAGCATGTACGGCGAGTCGCAGTTCATCTCGAACCAGTCGCATACGCGCTCGCGCAGCACGCTCGGCGCGAACGGGCGGAACCCCTCCCGGAACTTGATCTTGATGTTCATCTGCGCCTGCATCCGCGGGCTGCGCGGGTCGCCGAGGATGCTGCGCGAGCCCAGCGCGCGCGGGCCGAACTCCATCCGCCCGTTGAACCAGCCGACGATCTTCTCGTCGGCCAGGAGCCTGGCCGTCGTCTCCAGCAGCGGCTGGCGGTCGAGCCGGTGGTACACCGCGCCCGCCGACTCGAGGAACGCCTCGATTTCCGCGTCGCTGTAGGACGGGCCGAGGTACGCGCCCTTCATCGTGTCCCTGCCGGGCGTCACGGTGCGCGGCCGCTTCAGGTGGCGGTGCCAGATGAGCTGCGCCACGCCCAGCGCGCCGCCCGCGTCGCCGGCGGCCGGCTGGATCCACAGCCGCTTGAACGGGCCCTCGCGCAGGATCTTCCCGTTGCCCACGCAGTTGAGGGCCACGCCGCCCGCGAGGCACAGGTTCTCCTGGCCCGTCACTTTGTGCACCGTCCGGGCCATCCGCATCATCACGTCCTCGCACACGTCCTGCACCGAGCGCGCGAGGTCCATGTCCCGCTGCGACAGCTTGGTCTCCGGCACGCGCGGCGGCCCGCCGAACAGGTCGTGGAACCGCCCGTTCGTCATCGTCAGGCCACCCAGGTAGTCGAAGTAGTCCTGGTTCAGCCGGAACGAGCCGTCGTCCCGCAGGTCGATGAGGTGATCGTAGATCAGCTTGACGAACCTGGGCTCGCCGTACGGCGCCAGGCCCATCACCTTGTATTCGCCCGAGTTGACCTTGAAGCCCGTGTAGTAGGTGAAGGCGGAGTAGAGCAGCCCGAGCGAGTCCGGCCAGAACAGCTCCTTCAGCAGCTCGATGTCGTTCCCCTTCCCGACGCCGAACGACGCGGTGGCCCACTCCCCCACGCCGTCCATCGTCAGCAGCGCCGCCTCCTCGAACGGCGAGGGGAAGAACGCGCTCGCGGCGTGCGACTCGTGGTGCTCCGCGAACAGCATCTCGCCCTCGTAGCCCAGCTTGGCCCGCAGGTCCCGCTCGGTGAACAGCTTCTCCTTGATCCACAGCGGGCCCGCCATCAGGAACTGCTTGAAGCCCCGGGGAGCCGTGCCCAGGTACGTGTCGAGGATGCGCTCGAACTTCAGGATCGGCTTGTCGTAGAAGCCGACGGCCGTCAGGTCCTGCGCCGTGATGCCCCCCGCCTTGAGGCAGTAGGCCACGGCGTTGGCCGGATAGTTCGCGTCGCCCTTCTTGCGGGTGAAACGCTCCTCCTGCGCGGCCGCCACGATCTCGCCGTCCCGGAGCAGGCAGGCGGCGCTGTCGTGGTAGAACGCGGAGATGCCGAGAATCAGCTGTGGCGTCGTGGTCACGCAGCCTCGTGGCGGTAGATCGGGATGCCTGTCAAGCAAGAAGCGCGCACCGGAGCC
This is a stretch of genomic DNA from Gemmatimonadales bacterium. It encodes these proteins:
- a CDS encoding Ig-like domain-containing protein, whose translation is MSRHREPPPLIPPALLRAGDPIGRRQFVRTAGGIFVAASGFACTDKLPGALQVLAPDPDLCTVTVSAAAIAAGGTATLTLQAKGTSGADLTSGGASVVFTASGGTSAGTISATVDHGDGTYTAVYTGTAAGTAQSIGATVNGAAVTTAMPTVTVTPAVADATRCTMSASPASIAIGATSTLTLLARNSSGVALATGGDTVVFTASGGTATGTISATTDHGDGTYTAVYTGTGAGTAQTISATIDGSAVTTTSPRVTVTTAAQAPDPTKCTVTVSAATIAVNGTSTITLQAINSAGANLTTGGAAVQFTASGGTSRGTISSTVDHGDGTYTAVYTATTAGTAQTIGATVNGAAVTTARPTITVTAGSQVVDPTKCTVSVSPPTVTVNGTSVITLQAKNSSGANVTVGGATVVFTASGGTSTGTISATTDHNNGTYTAIYTGTGVGTAQTIGATVNGAAVTTALPTITVSGSFQAPDIINNYGFESGFGPFNNGGGGTPDSVIDATLAYEGTHSLKYAFAPSGSDTGSSTYSEASANYDRLWVRVYFRLTNHVTSTWKFIRFYDNSISTNAGGVWIEKDGGALGGNGLVCVGWDQENGAIITTIGLTEAQVIDGNWHSLEVDFQRNGGASGFPEAAFWFDGNPQYPELNGHSTVQYYGSGNKSTWVNGRVNAGERASSTKIGAIEWMGTLNGGNAASGQCNMDYIGVSSLGRIGP
- a CDS encoding glycosyltransferase; this encodes MEDGIPADLPPVVRVTHVVFDFEGGGLESLVAAMAGRFRGTRVEVSLITLGGREGRLGAATRDRFDQFVVARPTRGLSMLRPVGLAAEIRRTRADVVHLHSGSWYKGAKAARLAGVGRVVYTEHGREHDDPRLMRLLDRRAAERTTVVVAVSTRLRDYLADTVGVDPAKLRVVHNAVDTTAFAPGAAPADLRAQLAIPADAWIVGSVGRLEPVKAYERLIDAAAALRGGLGRPLAVVICGDGSQRAALRERAERLGIGDLVRLPGWTDLPVRFYRLLDAFVLSSRSEGESVSLMEAMACGIPPVVTDVGANAEIVGADLRDRVVPAERPDALAEAIAATLNAPDRAATAALVRRRAVEHYGLDAMIAAYERLYRGANGAAGAS
- a CDS encoding SGNH/GDSL hydrolase family protein encodes the protein MAGAGRLKRAAAAAALLAFALLVAAGLAEGALRALAAAGNRLARQVAAVDPFAIKIEPHGAFGYRQRPGAVLVYGNGTRATANAEGFRGPEVTVPKPPGTFRVVLLGESSTHGWYVDDSLTIDAYLRQILAAERPDLRCEAVNLAYDGYDAYQMWQRLLDDGARLQPDLVVVNAGANDVRNAKYAGLGDPDPRTLIWEADLRRLRQERAAGGPSAWTRVKHWLYLARFPGVVREDLARRRGGARGTAPRGPYPDAANNFERNLERIADVARGLGVPLLLSTPPSALLLPDAPRHMPPRDYWLADAATTQRYRDTLAARLRGLAARLEAAGRPVRLVSHTMPGRFFLDDVHLTAEGNRRMAADFAAAITPFLPPKR
- a CDS encoding O-antigen ligase family protein; translated protein: MPQFLPLMAPPRRAPSPAAKAPAARAERTSGMLLFLYLMWGLNVFDPQWWIASLGPQIALKVPTLLFAVLLVVTILRAPRRLLAPLLVFLAYTLVSLPFAYVRGQAMDVAKALIVYYTLALATMTLVRTAKQAVPIILMALAVQYGVWVVLGARTGQVLWHPAYFNYDSFGPLMVLGMAGLYWVGMATKNRRWRRVAFLVAAGCIVGLVVSFARGAVLSAGVVAFWVWVRSPHKVRTASMGIAALVILAVAAHFYNGAKSAVESGKASTNFWTEMGTSFDPNEGTRQDRQVLWQLARREYVSNPVFGVGPNCFGAYAADHYAAGTVGGQYDENPKTLWGRALHNTYFQLLSEFGTVGAAIFLWMVWDFFRLNRKLRHQRRRETWAAQSGGQLDLRYLSFGLEASMLAFLLTAYFYNQIFDVHWFYTLLTINALLVHLTRPNGKAAPARARGAAGAPALAMVGRPR
- a CDS encoding DUF5989 family protein, whose translation is MAKRGLLGELWAFMKVRKKWWLLPIIVVLLLVGALLIFAQGSALAPFIYTIF
- a CDS encoding SxtJ family membrane protein; the encoded protein is MTAAQGRKFGLTVGLAFLVLAALLHFWRHREAAAAVGAGLGGLLVLAALLVPTRLGPLERAWMGLARLISKVTTPVFMGVVFFVVVTPIGLLMRLLGRRALVHPERDGGFWAPPASGGRSDIERQF
- a CDS encoding carbamoyltransferase — protein: MTTTPQLILGISAFYHDSAACLLRDGEIVAAAQEERFTRKKGDANYPANAVAYCLKAGGITAQDLTAVGFYDKPILKFERILDTYLGTAPRGFKQFLMAGPLWIKEKLFTERDLRAKLGYEGEMLFAEHHESHAASAFFPSPFEEAALLTMDGVGEWATASFGVGKGNDIELLKELFWPDSLGLLYSAFTYYTGFKVNSGEYKVMGLAPYGEPRFVKLIYDHLIDLRDDGSFRLNQDYFDYLGGLTMTNGRFHDLFGGPPRVPETKLSQRDMDLARSVQDVCEDVMMRMARTVHKVTGQENLCLAGGVALNCVGNGKILREGPFKRLWIQPAAGDAGGALGVAQLIWHRHLKRPRTVTPGRDTMKGAYLGPSYSDAEIEAFLESAGAVYHRLDRQPLLETTARLLADEKIVGWFNGRMEFGPRALGSRSILGDPRSPRMQAQMNIKIKFREGFRPFAPSVLRERVCDWFEMNCDSPYMLLVAPVKKERQIPMTTDQRRLWGLDLLNVPRSDIPAVTHIDYSARVQTVSRDVNPDYYDLIGQFEKLTGCPVVVNTSFNVRGEPIVCTPKDAHTCFMRTHIDALVLGPFLLHKAEQPAWKETENWKQEFQLD